Proteins co-encoded in one Cupriavidus metallidurans CH34 genomic window:
- a CDS encoding PadR family transcriptional regulator → MSTQHALLISLIEKPSSGYDLARRFDKSIGYFWHATHQQIYRELGRMAELGWIASDEPEVTVDGDGAEKKGRKKVYRVLPAGHDELVRWVLAPVQGLDQREEILVKLRADAAIGPLGLDKEMGRLIALHEARLETYRGIERKDFSGTLDRRQQIQYALLQRGIQFQESWLAWGRSLLPLLTATGSGVKD, encoded by the coding sequence ATGTCCACCCAACACGCTCTCCTGATATCCCTGATCGAAAAGCCATCCTCGGGCTACGATCTCGCGCGCCGGTTCGACAAGTCGATCGGTTATTTCTGGCACGCCACTCACCAGCAGATCTATCGGGAGCTGGGGCGGATGGCCGAATTGGGCTGGATTGCCTCGGACGAGCCGGAAGTCACCGTCGACGGAGACGGGGCGGAGAAGAAGGGCCGCAAGAAGGTCTACCGGGTGTTGCCCGCCGGGCACGACGAACTGGTGCGATGGGTGCTTGCGCCCGTTCAGGGGCTGGACCAGCGCGAGGAGATCCTGGTCAAGCTGCGTGCCGATGCCGCGATCGGGCCGCTAGGCCTGGACAAGGAGATGGGGCGACTGATTGCATTGCACGAGGCGCGGCTGGAAACATACCGGGGGATCGAGCGCAAGGATTTCTCCGGCACGCTCGATCGCCGGCAGCAGATCCAGTACGCATTGCTCCAGCGCGGCATCCAGTTTCAGGAAAGCTGGCTCGCATGGGGCAGGTCGCTGCTACCGCTGCTCACTGCCACGGGCAGTGGCGTCAAGGACTGA
- a CDS encoding NAD(P)H-dependent flavin oxidoreductase: protein MALPALLQNLSLPAVCSPLFIISNPDLVIAQCKAGVVGSFPALNARPAEKLEEWLDRITTELGEHNAKHPDRPAAPFAVNQIVHKSNDRLEHDLEMCVRYKVPIVITSLGARVEVNEAVHSYGGIVLHDVINNTFARKAIEKGADGLIAVAAGAGGHAGTLSPFALLHEIREWFDGPLLLSGAIASGDAVLAAQAAGADLGYIGSAFIATLEANAQDAYKQMIVDSSADDIVYSNLFTGVHGNYLRESIVRAGLDPAALPTSDASKMNFGSGSAKAWKDIWGAGQGVGAIKRVVPAAELVRRFVEEYALARRRLGLAAPAGAARAVDLA from the coding sequence ATGGCCCTTCCCGCCCTGCTGCAGAACCTGTCGCTACCGGCTGTCTGCTCGCCGCTGTTCATCATTTCCAATCCCGATCTCGTCATCGCCCAGTGCAAGGCCGGCGTGGTCGGATCGTTCCCCGCGCTGAATGCGCGGCCGGCGGAAAAGCTGGAGGAATGGCTGGACCGGATCACCACCGAACTCGGCGAGCACAACGCCAAGCACCCCGACCGCCCGGCCGCGCCGTTCGCGGTCAACCAGATCGTGCACAAGTCCAATGACCGGCTCGAGCACGACCTGGAAATGTGCGTGCGCTACAAGGTGCCCATCGTCATCACCTCGCTGGGCGCGCGTGTCGAAGTCAACGAGGCCGTGCACTCCTACGGTGGCATCGTGCTGCACGACGTGATCAACAACACGTTCGCACGCAAGGCCATCGAGAAGGGCGCAGACGGGCTGATCGCCGTTGCTGCTGGCGCGGGCGGCCACGCCGGCACGCTGTCGCCGTTCGCGCTGCTGCATGAGATCCGCGAATGGTTCGACGGTCCCTTGCTGCTGTCGGGCGCGATTGCCAGCGGCGATGCCGTGCTGGCCGCTCAGGCTGCGGGCGCCGATCTGGGCTATATCGGCTCGGCCTTCATCGCCACGCTCGAAGCCAATGCTCAGGATGCGTACAAGCAGATGATCGTCGACAGCTCCGCCGACGATATCGTCTACTCGAACCTGTTCACGGGCGTGCACGGCAACTACCTGCGCGAGAGCATCGTCCGCGCAGGTCTGGACCCGGCAGCGCTGCCGACCTCGGATGCGTCGAAGATGAATTTCGGATCGGGCAGCGCCAAGGCCTGGAAGGACATCTGGGGCGCTGGCCAAGGTGTCGGCGCCATCAAGCGTGTGGTGCCGGCCGCCGAGCTGGTGCGCCGCTTCGTGGAAGAGTACGCGCTCGCACGCCGCCGTCTGGGCCTGGCTGCGCCGGCCGGCGCGGCACGTGCCGTGGATCTGGCCTGA
- a CDS encoding tyrosine-type recombinase/integrase translates to MTQASADFVTADGETPATSGDLFDADLDAWRKHPDRAFDGWLARHGFRHGTAVVYRAMWGKLLRWSGEQGLTPLTWSAAQIGAFLDAQNLHKRHRYRYARLIERVFHHLSQLQQNLHNPASQAVKSHLADGENDPTAFLLPGERDLLVARILAPAPEPVAEAARPDSQAISPKQWKRARDVALLAVLLGGGLKVAEARALRVEAIEGLGGGAMAIRMVRTDNGRAYTVPLFGFVHAPLRRWLETRAAAETLGDLVFPAMTNGRAMHAASVYRRVEILLEEAGVLAGRSERASPQTLRNTCGAMHFDAGTPPAAVAQLLGMRDMESGWRLRAAYEAWQARTGLPVMGRPLSRPNGGSGA, encoded by the coding sequence ATGACCCAGGCAAGTGCCGATTTCGTTACGGCGGACGGCGAGACACCGGCCACCTCCGGCGATCTGTTCGATGCTGACCTCGACGCTTGGCGAAAGCACCCGGACCGCGCCTTCGACGGCTGGCTTGCGCGACACGGTTTTCGCCACGGCACCGCCGTGGTCTATCGGGCGATGTGGGGCAAGCTGCTGCGCTGGTCAGGTGAGCAAGGACTAACACCGCTGACGTGGTCGGCCGCACAGATCGGCGCGTTCCTGGATGCCCAGAATCTGCACAAGCGTCACCGCTACCGTTACGCGCGGCTGATCGAACGCGTTTTCCATCATCTGTCCCAGTTGCAGCAGAATCTGCACAACCCCGCCAGCCAGGCCGTCAAGTCGCATCTCGCCGACGGCGAGAACGATCCGACCGCCTTTCTGTTACCTGGCGAGCGCGACCTGCTGGTGGCCCGCATCCTGGCACCGGCGCCCGAGCCGGTTGCCGAGGCCGCCCGCCCGGACAGCCAGGCCATTTCGCCAAAGCAATGGAAACGCGCCCGCGATGTCGCGCTTCTCGCGGTCCTGCTGGGTGGCGGACTCAAGGTGGCGGAGGCGCGGGCGCTGCGCGTGGAGGCGATCGAAGGTTTGGGTGGCGGCGCGATGGCGATTCGCATGGTCCGGACGGACAACGGGCGGGCGTACACCGTCCCCTTGTTCGGGTTTGTCCATGCACCGCTGCGCCGCTGGCTGGAGACGCGGGCGGCAGCGGAGACATTAGGCGATCTCGTGTTCCCGGCCATGACCAACGGCCGTGCCATGCACGCGGCATCGGTGTATCGCCGCGTCGAGATCCTGCTCGAAGAGGCCGGCGTGCTGGCGGGCCGCAGCGAACGGGCGTCGCCCCAGACACTGCGGAATACCTGCGGCGCCATGCACTTCGATGCAGGAACGCCGCCGGCGGCGGTGGCCCAGTTGCTGGGGATGCGCGATATGGAGTCTGGCTGGCGGCTGCGGGCAGCTTATGAAGCGTGGCAGGCCCGCACCGGGCTTCCGGTCATGGGCAGGCCGCTTTCGCGCCCGAATGGTGGAAGCGGCGCATGA
- the galE gene encoding UDP-glucose 4-epimerase GalE has protein sequence MAETLLLTGATGYIASHTWVALHEAGYNVIGLDNLCNSSAEVVNRLAKITGTTPHFVEGDVRDRALLDRLLAEHKINGAIHFAALKAVGESVSKPLEYYGNNLEGLITLCSAMQSAGVRQLVFSSSATVYGNPHAMPILENFPLSATNPYGQTKLMGEQILRDLEISDPEWKIAFLRYFNPVGAHESGTIGEDPGGIPNNLMPYVAQVAAGRREKLSVYGGDYPTPDGTGVRDYIHVSDLADGHVAALAYLGKNSRGMTVNLGTGRGYSVLEVVKAYERASGRPIPYEIVARRPGDIAECYADPGIARTLLGWSARHDLDRMCEDSWRWQSLNPVGFTA, from the coding sequence ATGGCTGAGACCCTATTGCTGACCGGCGCGACCGGATATATCGCCTCCCACACATGGGTGGCGTTGCATGAAGCAGGCTACAACGTGATCGGGCTCGATAATCTCTGCAATAGCAGCGCCGAGGTCGTGAACCGGCTGGCGAAGATTACTGGCACGACACCGCATTTTGTGGAAGGCGACGTGCGCGACCGCGCACTGCTGGACCGGCTGTTGGCCGAGCACAAGATCAACGGCGCCATCCATTTCGCCGCCCTGAAAGCGGTGGGAGAGTCGGTCAGTAAACCGCTCGAGTATTACGGAAACAACCTTGAGGGTTTGATCACACTGTGCTCGGCGATGCAGTCGGCGGGTGTCCGGCAATTGGTGTTCAGTTCCTCGGCCACGGTGTACGGCAATCCCCATGCGATGCCGATTCTCGAGAATTTCCCTCTATCGGCCACCAATCCGTACGGCCAGACCAAACTGATGGGGGAGCAGATCCTGCGTGATCTGGAAATTTCCGATCCGGAATGGAAAATCGCCTTCCTGCGTTATTTCAACCCGGTAGGCGCACATGAGAGCGGAACGATTGGCGAGGATCCGGGCGGCATTCCGAACAATCTGATGCCCTATGTGGCGCAGGTGGCCGCCGGGCGGCGCGAAAAGCTGAGTGTGTATGGCGGTGACTATCCGACGCCCGATGGCACCGGGGTGCGCGACTATATCCATGTCAGCGATCTGGCCGATGGCCATGTGGCAGCGCTGGCCTACCTTGGCAAGAACTCGCGCGGCATGACCGTGAATCTTGGCACGGGCCGTGGATATAGTGTTCTGGAAGTTGTGAAGGCCTACGAACGAGCCAGCGGGCGGCCGATACCCTACGAAATCGTCGCGCGTCGCCCCGGCGATATCGCGGAATGCTATGCCGATCCGGGTATTGCCCGCACGCTGCTTGGCTGGAGCGCCCGCCACGACCTCGACCGCATGTGCGAGGACTCCTGGCGCTGGCAGTCGTTGAACCCGGTGGGGTTCACGGCTTAG
- a CDS encoding H-NS histone family protein has product MATYQEIVQKISELQKQAEEIKAREQASVIADIREKIEQYGLTAEDLGFGGKAVAGKKAVSRKVPVRYRDSAGNTWTGRGKRPGWLTQALANGKSMEDFLIR; this is encoded by the coding sequence ATGGCGACCTATCAGGAAATCGTTCAGAAAATCAGCGAACTGCAGAAGCAGGCCGAAGAGATCAAGGCACGCGAGCAAGCCTCGGTGATCGCCGATATTCGCGAGAAAATCGAACAATATGGCCTGACCGCCGAAGACCTCGGATTTGGTGGCAAGGCCGTGGCCGGCAAGAAGGCCGTCAGCCGCAAGGTGCCGGTTCGTTACCGTGACAGCGCCGGCAATACCTGGACGGGCCGTGGCAAGCGCCCGGGCTGGCTGACCCAGGCACTGGCCAATGGCAAGTCGATGGAAGATTTCCTGATCCGCTGA